The DNA window AAGAGCATCAACAGCGCGACGATCAGTCCAAAGGTTACTGCGAAAGCACCCAATACCCGCTTACTTACGGTCCATCCGCTCATGGCATCTCCCGCGAGTCTTCACCGTGATCCTGCTCCGGCATCTGCCGAAGGGTGAAGCGATCGTTTCTGATAACTCTTCTGGCTCTCATCGTTTCCTGTTTTATCTTTCCGGCGCGGCACAAAGCCAACTCGTTAGAAGCGCTTATCAAGACCCGCTGAAACCCCTTTTAGATGGCCACCCGCCCAGCAATGAGGATCGGAGGACTCACCTCCAGTCGCATCGCTTGCATCGTGGCAATCCGTTGTGACGCCGCGACCACCAGCGCCCAGATCGTAGTGCGCGTAGGGCCCGTTGAAGGTAGCGGCCCAATCGACATAAGCGGTCAATCCCCCGGCGAGACGGTGGCGATACGCGACCGTATACATGTTTGCGGAGTTGTCCTGGGCTCGTCCGCCTGTCGCGTCTCCTGGGGAGCCTAACGGCGGCAGTTCAAGCGAAGTGTTGTGCTGTCCCGGATCGCCCGGCGTCCTGTAAGCGCGGCCCCAACCCATTGAGATGCTGTCGTCGGCGGAGATTACCTGGGTCAAGGCCAGCCAGCTTCCAGACCGTTGACGTTCATTTTGAAACTCAAGGAAGTCTGGAACGTAGCGGTGCAGCATCTCATAGATCGCACTCACCGTTGTCTTCCCTGCGAAGGTGTACTGCGCTCCTAGCTTGGCGGCATCTTCATCCGCGACGTCGGCGTTGTAATACGCCGTAGGGACGTTCGCATAGAGGCCCGTAAGATCGCTCTGACGGTTGACCTTCATGTGCCGTTCATAGGCCGCCACCAAGTAAAGTGGCTCCTTCGTATAAGAGACGCTCGCGCTGACCGCATCGCTGAACGCTCCGTCATTGCAGGCATAAGGTAGGCTTCCACCGCTACCCGGAATGTCTATGCCGGTGCAATCGGACTCCCCTGCAGCGAGGTTATCGCTCGTGCTGGAACGGTTCTGCCCAGGAGAGAAGAGCACATTCGCCTCAAAGCCGTTGAGCCTCTTAGACGTGTACCAGATGGAGTGATCGAGCCTCGTGCCGAACTCGACACGATTGTCTCCGCCGCTGTTTCCCATAATTACCTGGTAGTCGCCGATCATTGCGAAGAAAGGGTTCAGCCTCGCCGTCGACTGCTTGTAGGGAGCGTCTGTCTTGCCAAAGACAAGGGCACCGAACTTGGTCGAACCCAGACCGATGTAGCTGTTCCTCGACGTCAGTCCACCCTTTACCTGGTTGCTCTCGGAGCTGTTGCTTTCAGACGTGCCCGAGGTCGATGAGATATCGATCTGTGTCTCGAGCTGATACACGAAGTCCAGGCCCTTCAGGCCGGTGGCCTGCGTACCCCGTATGCCGACGTAGGAAAGATTGGTGGAAAGATCAGGCAGCCAGCCGTTGTTGCCTACCGGAGGAAGTCCGTTTGCATCTCTCAGGTCACGGATGCCCTTTGTCATCACATCAAAGGAGACGTCGAGGTTGCCATAGGTCGTGAGTTCGCCGGCATGCGTGTAGAAGGTAAGGTCCTTGCCCGGCTTCCGCTCGAAGAAGCGGTGAGTTTTATTG is part of the Granulicella aggregans genome and encodes:
- a CDS encoding porin produces the protein MGKKVLAARGKEATAVMSRWAISAVVALLIGMALPISAQTSTIDSDKVALAARVRQLEETLAAVQAQLDAIKSSLGAPANPAPGQQTAASAAPQHAAPGSAPGLTTPSVKAVDPEAVANLTRGETLPTDINKTHRFFERKPGKDLTFYTHAGELTTYGNLDVSFDVMTKGIRDLRDANGLPPVGNNGWLPDLSTNLSYVGIRGTQATGLKGLDFVYQLETQIDISSTSGTSESNSSESNQVKGGLTSRNSYIGLGSTKFGALVFGKTDAPYKQSTARLNPFFAMIGDYQVIMGNSGGDNRVEFGTRLDHSIWYTSKRLNGFEANVLFSPGQNRSSTSDNLAAGESDCTGIDIPGSGGSLPYACNDGAFSDAVSASVSYTKEPLYLVAAYERHMKVNRQSDLTGLYANVPTAYYNADVADEDAAKLGAQYTFAGKTTVSAIYEMLHRYVPDFLEFQNERQRSGSWLALTQVISADDSISMGWGRAYRTPGDPGQHNTSLELPPLGSPGDATGGRAQDNSANMYTVAYRHRLAGGLTAYVDWAATFNGPYAHYDLGAGGRGVTTDCHDASDATGGESSDPHCWAGGHLKGVSAGLDKRF